A single region of the Streptomyces sp. NBC_01803 genome encodes:
- a CDS encoding acyl-CoA carboxylase subunit beta, whose translation MTALRSALDTNAADYQENRAATLARLTDLDAEHAKAIAGGGPKYTERHHKRGKLLPRERIELLIDPDSPFLELSTLAAWGTDFPVGASLVTGIGVIAGVECVITANDPSVRGGASNPWTLRKAFRAAEIAAENRMPSINLVESGGADLPSQKEIFIPGGRTFRDLTRASAAGLPTIALVFGNSTAGGAYIPGMSDHVVMVKERAKVFLAGPPLVKMATGEEADDESLGGAEMHARTSGLADHMAADELDALRIGRDIVSRLNWRKAGPAPYPEVLPPRYDEDELAGIVPTDLKVPFDPREVIARIVDDSDFDEFKPLYGTSLVTGWARLHGYPVGVLANARGVLFSQEAQKATQFIQLANQADTPLIFLQNTTGYMVGKEFEQGGIIKHGAMMINAVSNSAVPHLTVVMGASYGAGNYGMCGRAFGPRFLFTWPGAKSAVMGPAQLAGVISIVSRQAAQARGEVYDEVADGQMRAYVESQIENESLAAFMSGRLYDDGVIDPRDTRTVLGLALSAVHSAPVKGATGYGVFRT comes from the coding sequence ATGACCGCGCTGCGTTCCGCCCTCGACACGAACGCGGCGGACTACCAGGAGAACCGGGCCGCGACCCTCGCCCGGCTGACCGATCTGGACGCCGAACACGCCAAGGCCATCGCCGGCGGCGGCCCCAAGTACACCGAGCGGCACCACAAGCGCGGCAAACTGCTGCCCCGTGAGCGCATCGAGCTGCTGATCGACCCCGACTCGCCGTTCCTCGAACTGTCCACTCTCGCCGCCTGGGGCACCGACTTCCCGGTGGGCGCCAGTCTGGTCACCGGTATCGGCGTCATCGCGGGCGTCGAGTGCGTCATCACGGCCAACGACCCGTCCGTGCGCGGCGGCGCGAGCAACCCGTGGACGCTGCGCAAGGCGTTCCGCGCCGCCGAGATCGCCGCCGAGAACCGCATGCCGTCGATCAACCTGGTCGAGTCGGGCGGCGCCGATCTGCCCAGCCAGAAGGAGATCTTCATTCCCGGCGGGCGCACCTTCCGCGACCTGACCCGCGCTTCCGCCGCCGGACTCCCCACCATCGCCCTGGTGTTCGGCAACTCCACGGCGGGCGGGGCCTACATCCCCGGGATGTCCGACCACGTGGTGATGGTCAAGGAGCGGGCCAAGGTCTTCCTCGCCGGGCCGCCCCTGGTGAAGATGGCCACCGGCGAGGAGGCCGACGACGAATCGCTCGGCGGCGCCGAGATGCACGCCCGCACCTCCGGCCTGGCCGACCACATGGCCGCCGACGAGTTGGACGCGCTGCGCATCGGCCGCGATATCGTCTCCCGCCTCAACTGGCGCAAGGCCGGGCCGGCGCCGTATCCCGAGGTCCTGCCGCCCCGTTACGACGAGGACGAGCTGGCCGGGATCGTGCCGACCGACCTCAAGGTGCCGTTCGACCCGCGTGAGGTGATCGCGCGGATCGTGGACGACTCCGACTTCGACGAGTTCAAGCCGCTGTACGGCACCAGCCTGGTCACCGGCTGGGCCCGCCTGCACGGCTATCCCGTCGGCGTCCTGGCCAACGCGCGCGGCGTGCTGTTCAGCCAGGAGGCGCAGAAGGCCACCCAGTTCATCCAGCTCGCCAACCAGGCGGACACGCCGCTGATCTTCCTCCAGAACACCACCGGCTACATGGTGGGCAAGGAGTTCGAGCAGGGCGGCATCATCAAGCACGGCGCGATGATGATCAACGCGGTTTCCAACTCCGCCGTCCCGCACCTCACCGTGGTCATGGGCGCCTCCTACGGCGCGGGCAACTACGGCATGTGCGGGCGGGCGTTCGGGCCGCGCTTCCTGTTCACCTGGCCCGGCGCCAAGTCCGCCGTGATGGGCCCGGCCCAGCTCGCGGGCGTCATCTCCATCGTCTCCCGGCAGGCCGCCCAGGCGCGCGGCGAGGTCTACGACGAGGTCGCCGACGGACAGATGCGGGCCTATGTCGAGAGCCAGATCGAGAACGAGTCACTGGCCGCGTTCATGTCCGGGCGCCTCTACGACGACGGCGTCATCGACCCTCGCGACACCCGCACGGTGCTCGGCCTGGCCCTCTCCGCCGTCCACTCCGCGCCGGTCAAGGGCGCGACCGGATATGGGGTGTTCCGCACATGA
- a CDS encoding acyl-CoA dehydrogenase family protein: protein MSDPYSTPERRALRDTVRRFVADEILPRQDTWERAGELPRSAHRRAAGLGLIGLAFPESVGGGGGDVLDLVTLCEELHYTGAAGGVFPALFTSGISLPHLVAAGDPAQIDRWVRPTLAGELIGSLGVTEPDGGSDVAGIRTTAKRDGDHYVVNGAKTYITSGVRADFVTTAVRTGEPGTGGVSLLVIEKGTPGFTVSRPLEKMGWHCSDTAELSFADARVPAANLVGAEGGGFAQIARNFVGERLLLAVQAYASAQRSLDLTVAWCRARETFGRPLISRQTVRHTLTEMAMRVDVARVYTREVARRVAAGDGDQIAEVCFAKNTAVEAGTWVVDQAVQLHGGIGYMRGTEVERQYRDMRILGIGGGTTEILTGLAGKRLGLTA from the coding sequence GTGAGTGATCCCTACTCCACGCCGGAACGGCGGGCGCTGCGCGACACCGTGCGGCGCTTCGTCGCCGACGAGATCCTGCCGCGCCAGGACACCTGGGAGCGGGCCGGGGAGCTGCCGCGCTCGGCGCACCGCCGTGCCGCCGGACTCGGGCTGATCGGCCTGGCGTTCCCCGAAAGCGTCGGCGGCGGAGGCGGTGACGTCCTCGACCTGGTGACGCTCTGCGAGGAGCTGCACTACACGGGTGCCGCCGGCGGCGTCTTCCCCGCCCTGTTCACCTCCGGCATCTCCCTGCCGCACCTCGTCGCGGCCGGTGACCCGGCGCAGATCGACCGCTGGGTGCGCCCCACGCTGGCCGGCGAGCTGATCGGCTCGCTCGGCGTCACCGAGCCGGACGGCGGCTCGGACGTCGCGGGCATCCGCACCACCGCCAAGCGCGACGGCGACCACTACGTCGTCAACGGCGCCAAGACGTACATCACGTCCGGCGTGCGGGCCGACTTCGTGACGACCGCCGTGCGGACCGGCGAGCCGGGCACGGGCGGCGTGTCGCTGCTGGTGATCGAGAAGGGCACGCCCGGCTTCACCGTCTCCCGCCCGCTGGAGAAGATGGGCTGGCACTGCTCCGACACCGCCGAGCTGTCCTTCGCCGACGCGCGGGTGCCGGCGGCCAATCTCGTCGGCGCCGAGGGCGGCGGATTCGCCCAGATCGCGCGGAACTTCGTGGGGGAACGGCTCCTCCTCGCCGTCCAGGCGTATGCCTCGGCGCAGCGCTCCCTCGACCTCACCGTCGCGTGGTGCCGTGCCCGCGAGACGTTCGGGCGCCCGCTGATCAGCCGGCAGACCGTGCGCCACACGCTCACCGAGATGGCCATGCGCGTCGACGTCGCCCGCGTCTACACCCGTGAGGTCGCCCGCCGTGTCGCGGCCGGCGACGGCGACCAGATCGCCGAGGTCTGCTTCGCCAAGAACACCGCCGTCGAGGCGGGCACCTGGGTGGTCGACCAGGCCGTCCAACTCCACGGCGGTATCGGCTACATGCGCGGCACCGAGGTCGAACGGCAGTACCGCGACATGCGCATCCTCGGTATCGGCGGCGGCACCACCGAGATCCTCACCGGCCTGGCCGGCAAGCGACTCGGGCTCACCGCATGA
- a CDS encoding acyclic terpene utilization AtuA family protein, whose protein sequence is MTPPPLRVGNASGFYGDRFSALQEMLTGGELDVLTGDYLAELTMLILGRDRLKDPDAGYAKTFLRQLETTLGPALDRDVKIVTNAGGLNPAGLAAAIRDLAERLGLPARVAHVEGDDLTARAGELGLDGALTANAYLGAWGIAACLDAGADIVVTGRVTDASLVVGPAAAHFGWGREDYDALAGAVVAGHVIECGPQATGGNYAFFTEISDLRRPGFPIAVVEADGGSVITKHPGTGGAVTTGTVTAQLLYEITGSRYAGPDVTARFDTIRLTDDGPDRVRISGVRGEAPPPTLKVGCNRLGGFRNQVEFVLTGLDIEAKAELVKAQLGGFDAEWTLARGDRADAPVQEEASAVLRCVVRDSDPKAIGRAFSGAAIELALAGYPGFHVTAPPGAASPYGVFEAAYVDAGEVEHFAVLPDGRRRVIEPPSETREVTEVTEVTEVTDVPPPGPPPPSGPSRRMPLGTVVGARSGDKGGSANVGVWARTDEAWRWLAHMLTVEEFRRLLPETAPLPVTRHPLPNLRALNFVVDGLLGQGVASQARFDPQAKAVGEWLRSRHVDIPEALL, encoded by the coding sequence ATGACCCCGCCCCCGCTCCGCGTCGGGAACGCCTCCGGCTTCTACGGCGACCGGTTCTCCGCGCTCCAGGAGATGCTCACCGGCGGCGAACTCGACGTCCTCACCGGCGACTATCTCGCCGAGCTGACCATGCTCATCCTCGGCCGCGACCGGCTGAAGGACCCGGACGCCGGATACGCCAAGACCTTCCTGCGCCAGTTGGAGACCACCCTCGGACCGGCCCTGGACCGGGACGTGAAGATCGTCACCAACGCCGGCGGGCTGAACCCGGCCGGGCTCGCCGCCGCCATCCGCGACCTCGCCGAACGCCTCGGCCTGCCCGCGCGCGTCGCCCATGTCGAGGGCGACGACCTCACCGCCCGCGCCGGCGAACTCGGCCTGGACGGCGCCCTGACCGCCAACGCCTACCTCGGCGCCTGGGGCATCGCCGCCTGCCTGGACGCGGGCGCCGACATCGTGGTCACCGGCCGGGTCACCGACGCCTCTCTCGTCGTCGGCCCGGCCGCCGCCCACTTCGGCTGGGGCCGCGAGGACTACGACGCGCTGGCGGGCGCGGTCGTCGCCGGACACGTCATCGAGTGCGGACCGCAGGCGACCGGCGGCAACTACGCCTTCTTCACCGAGATCTCCGACCTGCGCCGCCCCGGCTTCCCGATCGCCGTGGTGGAGGCGGACGGCGGCAGCGTCATCACCAAGCACCCGGGCACCGGTGGCGCCGTCACCACCGGCACCGTCACAGCCCAACTCCTCTACGAGATCACCGGCTCCCGTTACGCCGGCCCCGACGTCACCGCCCGCTTCGACACCATCCGGCTCACCGATGACGGGCCGGACCGGGTGCGGATCAGCGGCGTGCGCGGCGAGGCCCCGCCGCCCACCCTGAAGGTCGGGTGCAACCGCCTCGGCGGCTTCCGCAACCAGGTCGAATTCGTCCTCACCGGACTGGACATCGAGGCCAAGGCCGAGCTGGTCAAGGCCCAGCTCGGTGGCTTCGACGCCGAGTGGACGCTCGCTCGCGGCGACCGCGCCGACGCCCCCGTCCAGGAGGAGGCGAGCGCCGTGCTGCGCTGCGTGGTCCGCGACAGCGACCCGAAGGCGATCGGCCGCGCGTTCAGCGGCGCCGCGATCGAGCTGGCGCTGGCGGGGTACCCCGGCTTCCACGTGACGGCGCCGCCCGGCGCCGCCTCGCCCTACGGCGTGTTCGAGGCCGCGTATGTGGACGCCGGCGAGGTCGAGCACTTCGCCGTGCTGCCCGACGGGCGCCGCCGCGTCATCGAACCACCGTCCGAAACCCGCGAGGTGACCGAGGTGACCGAGGTGACCGAGGTGACCGATGTGCCGCCGCCCGGGCCGCCACCGCCGTCCGGCCCGAGCCGCCGGATGCCGCTGGGCACCGTCGTCGGCGCCCGCAGCGGCGACAAGGGCGGCTCGGCCAACGTCGGTGTCTGGGCCCGCACCGACGAGGCGTGGCGCTGGCTCGCGCACATGCTCACCGTCGAGGAGTTCCGCCGGCTGCTCCCCGAGACCGCCCCGCTCCCCGTCACCCGGCACCCGCTGCCCAACCTGCGCGCGCTCAACTTCGTGGTCGACGGCCTGCTCGGCCAGGGCGTCGCCTCCCAGGCCCGCTTCGACCCCCAGGCCAAGGCGGTCGGGGAGTGGCTGCGTTCCCGTCATGTCGACATACCGGAGGCCCTCCTGTGA
- a CDS encoding TIGR03084 family metal-binding protein yields the protein MTDTAVLADLEAEGDALDRVVRDLPPEVWRTPTPAPGWSIAHQIAHLAWTDSMALLAATDDAEFKAALDRAMTRLDGYIDRAAERGAARPDLLAHWRERRAALAGALAAVPDGTRLPWFGPPMSATSMATARLMETWAHGQDVADALGVHREPTARLRNIAHIGVRARDFAYRVNGRTPPERPFRVELTGPAGEVWTWGPADAGQRVTGPALDFCLLVTQRRHRADLAVTAEGPDADAWLGIAQAFAGPPGAGRAPGEFA from the coding sequence GTGACGGATACCGCAGTGCTGGCCGACCTCGAAGCGGAGGGGGACGCGCTCGACCGCGTCGTGCGCGACCTGCCGCCCGAGGTCTGGCGGACGCCCACCCCGGCCCCCGGCTGGAGCATCGCCCACCAGATCGCGCATCTGGCCTGGACCGACAGCATGGCGCTGCTGGCGGCCACGGACGACGCCGAGTTCAAGGCCGCGCTGGACCGGGCCATGACCCGGCTCGACGGCTACATCGACCGCGCCGCCGAGCGCGGCGCCGCCCGCCCCGACCTACTGGCCCACTGGCGCGAGCGCCGGGCCGCCCTCGCCGGAGCGCTGGCCGCCGTGCCCGACGGCACGAGACTGCCGTGGTTCGGGCCGCCGATGAGCGCCACCTCGATGGCGACCGCCCGGCTGATGGAGACCTGGGCGCACGGCCAGGACGTCGCGGACGCCCTCGGCGTGCACCGCGAGCCCACCGCCCGGCTCCGCAACATCGCCCATATCGGCGTCCGCGCCCGCGACTTCGCCTACCGGGTCAACGGCCGCACGCCGCCCGAGCGGCCGTTCCGCGTCGAACTGACCGGTCCCGCCGGCGAGGTGTGGACGTGGGGCCCGGCCGACGCCGGACAACGTGTCACCGGACCCGCGCTCGACTTCTGCCTCCTGGTCACCCAGCGACGCCACCGCGCCGACCTCGCCGTCACGGCCGAGGGGCCGGACGCCGACGCCTGGCTGGGCATCGCCCAGGCGTTCGCCGGCCCGCCCGGAGCCGGCCGCGCCCCCGGGGAGTTCGCATGA
- a CDS encoding PPOX class F420-dependent oxidoreductase, whose protein sequence is MSLTSAEQDLVAKEQPGRLATVAPEGSPQNKPAGFRYDAGLGGIHIYGFGRETSATYRDIQVNPRVSFVIDGTVPGAEGAAGVRFLEIRGHAEPAADPAGPDGHQSRHFIRVRPRRMISWNVDPAEPGMRSRDV, encoded by the coding sequence ATGTCTCTCACCAGTGCCGAACAGGACCTCGTGGCGAAGGAACAGCCCGGTCGGCTCGCGACAGTGGCGCCGGAGGGCAGCCCGCAGAACAAGCCCGCCGGATTCCGCTACGACGCCGGGCTCGGAGGGATCCACATCTACGGCTTCGGGAGGGAGACGTCCGCGACGTACCGCGACATCCAGGTCAATCCGCGGGTCTCGTTCGTCATCGACGGCACCGTCCCCGGCGCGGAGGGCGCGGCGGGCGTCCGCTTCCTGGAGATCCGCGGCCACGCCGAACCCGCCGCGGACCCCGCCGGGCCGGACGGCCACCAGAGCCGGCACTTCATCCGCGTCCGTCCCCGCCGGATGATCAGCTGGAACGTGGACCCGGCCGAGCCCGGCATGCGCTCCCGCGACGTCTGA
- a CDS encoding LysR family transcriptional regulator: MTDDAGAKSVPADPDARREPSPHQLRLFLMLAEELHFGRAAARLFMTQPALSQQIRALETRLGVPLVDRSSRAVVLTPAGLALLPEAQAIVDALARLRRRADGHAREIRGHLVIGFVGAESAMPHTHAVLTALYSRHPRITVEMRLLDLADHIEALLNGDVDAAFLRPPFPPGIQSLHLATEPRVACLPAGDPLATGAPITLAQLADHAVVGLPARTPRPWRDFWAVDPRPDGTPARFGPVATDVEALLHVVAGGLAMAFLPASARRLFPRPGVAYVDVSDVSPCTSALAWAPHRRSHPAVAALREAARVALRAAPGAPPAPRPVAL, translated from the coding sequence ATGACCGACGACGCGGGAGCAAAGTCAGTCCCGGCGGATCCGGACGCCCGCCGCGAGCCCAGCCCCCATCAGCTGAGGCTGTTCCTGATGCTCGCCGAGGAGCTGCACTTCGGCCGCGCCGCCGCGCGGCTGTTCATGACGCAGCCCGCCCTCAGCCAGCAGATCCGTGCCCTGGAGACGCGGCTCGGGGTGCCTCTCGTCGACCGTTCCAGTCGCGCGGTGGTCCTCACCCCGGCGGGTCTGGCCCTGCTTCCCGAGGCCCAGGCGATCGTGGACGCGCTGGCCCGGCTGCGCCGCCGCGCCGATGGCCACGCCCGGGAGATCCGCGGCCACCTGGTGATCGGCTTCGTCGGCGCCGAGTCCGCCATGCCCCACACCCACGCCGTCCTGACCGCGCTGTACAGCCGTCACCCCCGGATCACCGTCGAGATGCGCCTGCTCGATCTCGCCGACCACATCGAGGCACTGCTCAACGGCGACGTCGACGCGGCGTTCCTGCGGCCTCCGTTCCCGCCCGGCATCCAGTCCCTGCACCTGGCGACCGAGCCCCGCGTGGCCTGCCTGCCCGCCGGTGACCCGCTGGCGACCGGCGCGCCGATCACCCTCGCCCAGCTCGCCGACCACGCCGTGGTGGGCCTCCCCGCCCGTACACCGCGCCCGTGGCGGGACTTCTGGGCCGTCGACCCCCGCCCGGACGGGACACCCGCGCGGTTCGGACCGGTGGCGACGGACGTCGAGGCCCTGCTGCACGTGGTCGCCGGCGGCCTGGCCATGGCCTTCCTGCCCGCCTCGGCCCGCCGGCTCTTCCCCCGGCCCGGCGTCGCCTACGTGGACGTGTCCGACGTCTCCCCGTGCACCTCGGCGCTCGCCTGGGCCCCCCACAGGCGTTCCCATCCGGCCGTCGCCGCCCTGCGCGAGGCGGCCCGCGTCGCGCTGCGGGCCGCCCCCGGGGCGCCGCCCGCCCCACGGCCGGTCGCACTGTGA
- a CDS encoding VOC family protein, giving the protein MGQQKITTFLWFNNQAEEAVELYTSVFDDARVIDIQRYGEAGPGPVDSVMTITFELPGQRFIALNGGPEFSFTEAISLSVDCADQEEVDTLWAKLTEGGGEEGPCGWLKDRFGLSWQIVPRALHELIGDPDKAKASRVMSAMLGMKKIEIQGLLDAAAAG; this is encoded by the coding sequence ATGGGGCAGCAGAAGATCACGACGTTCCTGTGGTTCAACAACCAGGCTGAGGAGGCGGTCGAGCTCTACACCTCCGTCTTCGACGACGCGCGGGTGATCGACATCCAGCGGTACGGCGAGGCCGGGCCCGGCCCGGTGGACTCGGTCATGACCATCACCTTCGAGCTCCCGGGGCAGCGGTTCATCGCGCTCAACGGTGGGCCGGAGTTCTCGTTCACCGAGGCCATCTCGCTGTCGGTGGACTGCGCGGACCAGGAAGAGGTCGACACGCTGTGGGCGAAGCTCACCGAGGGCGGCGGTGAGGAGGGGCCCTGCGGGTGGCTGAAGGACCGGTTCGGCCTGTCCTGGCAGATCGTGCCCCGGGCGCTGCACGAGCTGATCGGCGACCCCGACAAAGCCAAGGCGAGCCGGGTGATGTCGGCCATGCTCGGGATGAAGAAGATCGAGATCCAGGGCTTGCTGGACGCCGCCGCGGCCGGGTGA
- a CDS encoding LacI family DNA-binding transcriptional regulator, with protein MPAAQGHPTMADVAQRAGVSVSTVSRALRGLSTVSPMARQRVEAAVRELSFVVSRQAASLVTGKTGTVAVVTPALNTWFLGSALTGLSTALRRAGRDLLVYTVTDMAERDAFFNRLPARRNADALLVISFNLTPEESLRLDGHGVPVVYVSQHARDRASVYVDDVAGARRGTRHLLNLGHRRIAYVQTATGAFRFSSPARQIGYEQALTEAGIPVDPELIVRSSLGRRATGEAVGHLLGLPEPPTAVFAEIDQIAMEVIWTLRGSRIAVPEQISVLGFDDHDQAEWMDLTTIAQSAEEIGRVAGELACELIDDPEADRGRHIVLPTRLIPRGSTAPPAPVD; from the coding sequence ATGCCGGCAGCACAGGGGCACCCCACGATGGCCGATGTCGCCCAGCGCGCCGGCGTCTCCGTGTCCACGGTCTCCCGCGCGCTGCGCGGCCTGTCCACGGTCTCGCCCATGGCCAGGCAGCGGGTCGAAGCGGCCGTCCGGGAGCTGTCGTTCGTCGTCTCCCGGCAGGCCGCCAGCCTGGTCACGGGCAAGACCGGCACGGTCGCGGTGGTGACGCCGGCGCTCAACACCTGGTTCCTCGGCTCGGCGCTCACCGGCCTGTCCACCGCGCTGCGCCGGGCGGGCCGGGACCTCCTCGTCTACACCGTCACGGACATGGCCGAGCGGGACGCCTTCTTCAACCGCCTTCCCGCCCGCCGCAACGCCGACGCGCTGCTGGTGATCTCCTTCAATCTCACCCCCGAGGAGAGCCTCCGGCTGGACGGCCACGGTGTGCCCGTGGTCTACGTCAGCCAGCACGCGCGCGACCGCGCCAGCGTCTACGTGGACGACGTGGCCGGCGCCCGGCGCGGCACGCGACATCTGCTGAACCTCGGGCATCGGCGCATCGCCTATGTCCAGACGGCCACTGGCGCGTTCCGCTTCAGCTCCCCGGCCCGGCAGATCGGCTACGAACAGGCGCTCACCGAGGCCGGCATCCCGGTCGACCCCGAGCTGATCGTCCGGTCCTCGCTCGGCCGCCGGGCCACGGGGGAGGCGGTCGGCCATCTGCTGGGACTGCCGGAGCCGCCGACCGCCGTGTTCGCGGAGATCGACCAGATCGCGATGGAGGTGATCTGGACCCTGCGCGGCAGCCGCATCGCCGTGCCCGAGCAGATCTCCGTGCTCGGCTTCGACGACCACGACCAGGCCGAGTGGATGGATCTGACCACGATCGCCCAGTCCGCCGAGGAGATCGGCCGGGTCGCCGGCGAGCTGGCGTGCGAGCTGATCGACGACCCGGAGGCCGACCGAGGCCGGCATATCGTCCTCCCCACCCGCCTGATCCCCCGCGGCAGCACCGCCCCACCGGCGCCGGTCGACTAG
- a CDS encoding ABC transporter substrate-binding protein has product MTTRRRPLRSPLVLLTVLAAAATACGSSGGDDGAQPEDGGASFEGRGPITYVQGRDTTGTVQEQIDRWNEAHPDEEVTLVELPEDADAQRQQMIQNAETESDAYTVLSLDVVWTSEFAAHQWIDPLPAEEFPLDEMLAPTVETAKYRDTLYAVPQTSDGGLLYYRTDLLEAAGIAEPPGTWAEMREACDAVLALPEAEGMSCYAGQHEKYEGLTVNFAEAVNSAGGVITDDSGAPDVDTPEAREGLDFLVQAFEDGTIPRDGITFKEEEGRRAFQGGDLVFMRQWPYMYSLASATDGSSEVAGAFAVAPLPGLDGPGSSSLGGHNLALSSFAENKATAIDFMKFFSNEENARTNVEITSVAPAYAALYDDPELTAQYPYLPELKESILNAVPRPRVVEYGQVTSAIQEEAYAALTGDKSTGQALADLQETLLQYTSQ; this is encoded by the coding sequence GTGACCACGAGAAGAAGACCACTGCGGAGCCCGCTGGTTCTGCTCACCGTGCTCGCCGCCGCCGCGACCGCCTGTGGTTCCTCCGGCGGCGACGACGGTGCCCAACCCGAGGACGGCGGCGCGTCGTTCGAAGGGCGCGGCCCCATCACCTACGTCCAGGGCAGGGACACCACCGGCACGGTCCAGGAGCAGATCGACCGCTGGAACGAGGCCCACCCCGACGAGGAGGTCACGCTGGTCGAGCTGCCCGAGGACGCGGACGCCCAGCGGCAGCAGATGATCCAGAACGCGGAGACGGAGTCCGACGCCTATACGGTGCTGTCCCTCGACGTCGTGTGGACGTCGGAGTTCGCCGCCCACCAATGGATCGACCCGCTGCCCGCCGAGGAGTTCCCGCTCGACGAGATGCTGGCGCCCACGGTCGAGACGGCGAAGTACCGCGACACCCTGTACGCGGTGCCGCAGACCTCCGACGGCGGCCTGCTGTACTACCGCACCGACCTGCTGGAGGCCGCCGGCATAGCCGAACCGCCCGGCACCTGGGCCGAGATGCGCGAGGCGTGCGACGCGGTGCTCGCCCTGCCCGAGGCCGAGGGCATGTCCTGCTACGCCGGGCAGCACGAGAAGTACGAGGGCCTGACGGTCAACTTCGCGGAGGCCGTCAACTCGGCGGGCGGCGTCATCACCGATGACAGCGGCGCGCCGGACGTCGACACCCCCGAGGCCCGCGAGGGCCTGGACTTCCTGGTCCAGGCGTTCGAGGACGGCACGATCCCCCGGGACGGCATCACGTTCAAGGAGGAGGAGGGCCGCCGCGCCTTCCAGGGCGGCGATCTGGTCTTCATGCGGCAGTGGCCGTACATGTACAGCCTCGCTAGCGCGACGGACGGCTCCAGCGAGGTCGCCGGCGCGTTCGCCGTCGCGCCGCTGCCCGGCCTGGACGGCCCCGGCTCCTCCAGCCTCGGCGGCCACAACCTCGCCCTGTCCTCCTTCGCCGAGAACAAGGCCACGGCCATCGACTTCATGAAGTTCTTCTCCAACGAGGAGAACGCGCGCACCAATGTGGAGATCACCTCGGTCGCGCCCGCCTATGCCGCCCTGTACGACGACCCCGAGCTGACCGCGCAGTACCCGTACCTGCCGGAGCTGAAGGAGTCGATCCTGAACGCCGTTCCCCGTCCGCGCGTCGTGGAGTACGGCCAGGTGACGTCCGCGATCCAGGAGGAGGCGTACGCGGCGCTGACCGGTGACAAGAGCACCGGACAGGCCCTGGCCGATCTCCAGGAAACCCTGCTCCAGTACACCTCCCAGTAA
- a CDS encoding carbohydrate ABC transporter permease, with amino-acid sequence MVDTQSPPPVATAPGTPGAGRPRPGRVRRHRPARAATGATQGRRSAQLAGLLVSPTLLVLSLIVLYPTVQAFRESLYGVGGLDPETGFFNGSDPFVGLDNYTQVFGDNGERFWNAFWNTSFFTVTTVALETVIGVAMALVMHRAFKGRGLVRASILVPWAVPTAISALLWRWIFNGDGVANAVLGTDILWTTEGFHAKVAVIIAEVWKTAPFIGLLVLAGLQVIDKEVYEAARIDGASAPRQFWHITLPLVRPALLVAVLFRTLDALRMFDLPYILVGAQKSSVETLSMLAQNEAANVRFGPGAAYAVILFLYVLLVALAFVRLLGANLLGDGASGASPAGRRKWRRRVGRSEVTA; translated from the coding sequence ATGGTGGACACCCAGTCTCCCCCGCCCGTCGCCACCGCCCCGGGTACGCCCGGGGCGGGCCGGCCCCGACCGGGCCGCGTCCGCCGCCACCGCCCCGCGCGGGCGGCGACGGGCGCCACGCAGGGCCGCCGCTCGGCGCAGCTGGCCGGGCTGCTGGTCTCGCCGACCCTGCTGGTGCTCAGCCTGATCGTGCTGTACCCGACCGTGCAGGCGTTCCGGGAGTCGCTCTACGGCGTCGGCGGTCTCGACCCCGAGACCGGCTTCTTCAACGGGTCCGACCCCTTTGTCGGGCTCGACAACTACACCCAGGTCTTCGGCGACAACGGCGAGCGCTTCTGGAACGCCTTCTGGAACACATCGTTCTTCACCGTCACCACCGTGGCCCTGGAGACCGTGATCGGCGTCGCCATGGCACTGGTCATGCACCGGGCGTTCAAGGGCCGCGGCCTGGTGCGCGCCAGCATCCTGGTGCCGTGGGCGGTCCCCACAGCCATATCCGCCCTGCTGTGGCGGTGGATCTTCAACGGCGACGGGGTGGCCAACGCGGTGCTCGGCACCGACATCCTGTGGACCACCGAGGGCTTCCACGCCAAGGTCGCCGTCATCATCGCGGAGGTGTGGAAGACGGCCCCCTTCATCGGGCTGCTGGTGCTGGCCGGACTCCAGGTGATCGACAAGGAGGTCTACGAGGCGGCGCGGATCGATGGCGCCAGCGCGCCCCGCCAGTTCTGGCACATCACGCTGCCGCTGGTCAGGCCCGCCCTGCTGGTCGCGGTCCTGTTCCGGACCCTGGACGCGCTGCGCATGTTCGACCTGCCCTACATCCTCGTCGGCGCGCAGAAGTCCTCGGTGGAGACACTGTCCATGCTCGCCCAGAACGAGGCGGCCAACGTCCGGTTCGGGCCCGGCGCCGCGTACGCGGTGATCCTTTTCCTTTACGTCCTGCTCGTCGCGCTCGCCTTCGTGCGGCTGCTCGGCGCCAACCTCCTCGGCGACGGCGCGAGCGGGGCAAGTCCCGCCGGACGCCGGAAGTGGCGTCGCCGCGTGGGCCGTTCGGAGGTGACGGCATGA